The Simkaniaceae bacterium genome segment TTTTTGCTCGATCCGATTCATGAGGCAAAAAGAGGGCTTATTTGTATTGGATCACACACGACTGAAGAGGACTCAAAAGCGATTATAGCTCTTGCCAAGCAACTGCAATGGCCCATCATTGCCGATATTTCATCTTGTGCACGCCAAGCTCTACACGAAAACATTATTATCCACTCTTCATTGATCTTTAAACAATCACCCGTAGAATGCTCACCTGACTGTCTCTTGATTTTTGGCGATCGGTTTGTCTCAAAAGAGTTTAAAGAATGGCTTGAAAAACTCCCCCTAATACCTATTATCCAAATTTCAAACCACCTCGAAAGGACAGATCCAACCCATCGCGTCCGTGTCCGCATGAATATGTCCGCAGAGCTTTTTTGCAACGCCCTCCTACCCCACATCAATGATCAAAGCCCTTCTGAGCTCTTTGGTCTGTTGCGCAATAAAAGCACTCAAATAGCTTCTCATTTGCATGCAATGACGCAAGATCTCCCTCTGAATGAAACTTTTTTCTTTTCCCAACTCAGCCGCTATTTACGGCAGTCTCATGCACTTTTTTTTGGTAATGGACTCAGCATCCGAGCAGCAGATCATGCCTTTTATCCCAAATCACCGATGGGGCCTATCTTTTGTAATCGGGGATGTAGCGGGATTGACGGCAACATTGCAACGATTGCCGGTCTCGCAAAAGGGATAGACCTCCCCCTTCTTGGCTTTATTGGGGATCAAGCCTTTTTGCATGATATCAACTCACTTCCCCTCCTAAAAAACCTTCCCGTAACTCTCGTTATTTTCAATAATCAAGGCGGGCGTATTTTTCAACATCTCCCCGCTCATGAAGATAAAGCCAATTGCGAGAAGTTTTTGATTAATCCAAATCAATATGGACTTGATTATAGCGGTCAACTCTACGATATTTCCTTCTCTATTGCTAAAACAAGCCAAGATTTTTTCGATCTATTGGGAGAGCCCTCATCTCAGGCTCGCATCATTGAACTGATTATCGACCCACAATCCTCTTTTGATAGTTACCAAGCTTTTTTAAGTGAAATACAAAAAATCAGCCCAACGAAAAAAGTATTTGAAAAAATGGGAATGCCAAAATTTTTACAATTATTCTAATACGGCGATTCGTCTGTGCATATCTATAAAAAAGAAGGAAATGGAACGCCCATTTTATTTTTGCATGGTTTTCTAGGATCGCATGTCGATTTTCTACCTATAATGCAATCGCTGCCATCTCCATGCATTGCCATTGATTTTTTTGGACATGGGCAATCCCCACCGCCACCGAAAGACTTGAATTTTCACACGGCTGCAAAAGCCATTGCCCAGCATCTTGATGAACCGGTTCATATTGTCGGTTATTCAATGGGTGGAAGACTTGCCCTTGCCCTCCAATACTACTTCCCTCATCTCGTTTGCAAAATCATTCTTATCAGCGCTCATCCCGGACTAGAGAACAAGCACAAGCAAAAAAGGCAAGAATATCACGATGAATGGCTGCGAAAACTCGCTTCTCTTTCTTTGCCCCGGTTTTTAAAAGAGTGGTACGAGCAACCCCTTTTTAAAACGTTTTCACAACACCCAAACTTTCAACATATTGTAAAACAAAGAGAGCTTCAATCCCGTGAATCTCTATCTGTTGTGTTTGATCGCTTGAGCGTTATCCATCAACCCCCTTTTCACCATCTTTTTGACAATAACCCCTCTTCATTCACCCTTGTTGTCGGAGAAGAAGATAAGACATATTTAGAGCTTTACCGCCATTATGCTGAGAGTAAAAGAATAAACTTGAAATCAATTCCCCATGTAGGACACTCTGTCCACATTGAAGCAAAAGACCAGTTATTGAGAGTCATTATGGAAGAATGCATCACTTCAAAAACAGATTGGATTCAAGCTAAAGCGTATCAAGACATCTTGTATCATAAAATGGATGGGATTGCAAAAATCACCATCCATCGGCCCCATGTGCGCAATGCCTTTCGCCCTGAAACGGTGAGAGAAATGATCGATGCTCTGCATGATGCGCGCCATGACGAAACTATTGGTGTGATTATTTTGACCGGAAGCGGTCCCCTTGCCTTCTGTGCAGGTGGAGATCAAAAAGTGCGCAAAGAAGAGGGCTATAGCGATGAAAAAGGATTGCAAAGTCTAAATATTCTCGAGTTTCAAAAAGATTTGCGCTCTATTCCAAAGCCAACCATTGCAATGGTTGCAGGCTATGCTATCGGCGGAGGCCATGTCCTGCATCTCATCTGCGATCTGACCATTGCTGCCGATAACGCAATCTTTGGACAAACAGGTCCAAAAGTGGGGTCTTTCGATGGTGGATTTGGAGCGAGCACATTGGCTTCAATTGTCGGGCAAAAAAAAGCGCGAGAAATTTGGTATCTTTGCAAACAATATACGGCCCAAGAAGCGCTTGATATGGGCCTTGTCAATGCCGTTGTCCCACTTGAAGATCTCGAAGATGTAACACTTGAATGGGCCCGGCAAATGCTTAAACACTCTCCCATCGCTCTTCGCTGCCTCAAGTCCGCCTTTAATGCCGCTCTTGATGGACAATCGGGAATTCAAGAGCTTGCAGGAAATGCGACAATGCTTTTTTATATGACAGAAGAAGCCCAAGAAGGGCGCCGCGCTTTTGTCGAAAAACGCGCCCCTGATTTTTCACATTTTAACAAACGCAGTTAGAAGATGCATATTGGAAAATTTCGCATTTGGTTTATGACCGCCCGCCCACGCACACTCGTTGCTTCCGTGGCACCGGTCTTTATTGGAAGCTCATTTGCAGTCGTCAATGAAATGTTCAGCATTATGACATTTGTTTGTACATTTTTTGCAGCGTGTTTCATTCAAATTTTGACAAATTTTGCTAATGATTACTTTGATATAAAAAATGGCGCCGATACACCTGATCGCATTGGCCCCATCAGAGGTCTGCATAAAAACCTTATCTCCCTTGGTGAAATGCGTTTTGCAATGGGTCTATGCATTAGTTTAATTGCCCTTTGCTCTTCCTACCTCATTTATCGCGGAGGCGTTCCCATTCTTATATTGGCAATTGTCTCTACTCTTTTAGCTTTCTTTTATACCGCAGGGCGCTTCTCTCTTTCTTATACGGGTTTAGCAGATCTTGTCGTCTTAATCTTTTTCGGACCGATCGCAACAGTCACCTCGTACTGGCTACAAACATTTGAAATCTCATCGGCGGTTATCGTCTCATCCTTAGCTCCGGGTTGTCTTGCAACCGTCCTTCTTGCAATCAATAATATTCGCGATGTCAAACAAGATACAATTGCCAATAAAAAAACCCTTGTCGTCCGCTTTGGCATCGATTTTGGCTGCGCTGAAATCGTTGTCATGTTAGCAGGAGCTTTTTTTGTCCCTGTCTGGCTTTGGCTATTTTATCCTACATATAGTGTCATGATTTCTGCCAGCTTCGTCATCTTAACAGCCGTCCCCATGGTTATCGACATTTACACAAATAAAAAACCCATTGAAATTGGAAAACATTTGATGAGCAGCAGTTTTTTATTGCTTAGCTATACTCTGATTTTTATGTTTAACGTATTCTATGCACATCGACAAATTTGAAATCCGCCCTTATGAACTTTATTTTCAACAATTAGGTATCAAATCAAAACAAGGGGCTCATCTTGTTTTATCTTTTGAAAACGGAATGTCATACACGGGAGATATCTCTCCTCTTCCCCCTTACGGAAAAGAAACACTCGATGACGCTCTAAATGAGTTCAAACGCATTAGGTCCCACTCCCTCACTGAAATGCTTAAAGAGGCCACCTCCCCTTCTCTTTATTTTGCCCTTGATTCTATCCAAAACGAGCTCACTCACCCTATTGATCCTATC includes the following:
- the menB gene encoding 1,4-dihydroxy-2-naphthoyl-CoA synthase; amino-acid sequence: MHIYKKEGNGTPILFLHGFLGSHVDFLPIMQSLPSPCIAIDFFGHGQSPPPPKDLNFHTAAKAIAQHLDEPVHIVGYSMGGRLALALQYYFPHLVCKIILISAHPGLENKHKQKRQEYHDEWLRKLASLSLPRFLKEWYEQPLFKTFSQHPNFQHIVKQRELQSRESLSVVFDRLSVIHQPPFHHLFDNNPSSFTLVVGEEDKTYLELYRHYAESKRINLKSIPHVGHSVHIEAKDQLLRVIMEECITSKTDWIQAKAYQDILYHKMDGIAKITIHRPHVRNAFRPETVREMIDALHDARHDETIGVIILTGSGPLAFCAGGDQKVRKEEGYSDEKGLQSLNILEFQKDLRSIPKPTIAMVAGYAIGGGHVLHLICDLTIAADNAIFGQTGPKVGSFDGGFGASTLASIVGQKKAREIWYLCKQYTAQEALDMGLVNAVVPLEDLEDVTLEWARQMLKHSPIALRCLKSAFNAALDGQSGIQELAGNATMLFYMTEEAQEGRRAFVEKRAPDFSHFNKRS
- the menD gene encoding 2-succinyl-5-enolpyruvyl-6-hydroxy-3-cyclohexene-1-carboxylic-acid synthase, giving the protein MSTLTQTWSDVIIKYLIKAGVRSFCIAPGSRSTPLVFSAANHPLAETHVHYDERGLGFFALGLAQAKHAPVCIIVTSGTALGNLYPAVMEAKMSRTPLIILTADRPFEDQNTGANQTVNQSHFFGSFVSHFSLIPPPESSININMIKTTVSYAVINAIQSQEPVHINAMFRAPLFAHDPVEETLEDNIRFIHPRQTVDIEDFSFLLDPIHEAKRGLICIGSHTTEEDSKAIIALAKQLQWPIIADISSCARQALHENIIIHSSLIFKQSPVECSPDCLLIFGDRFVSKEFKEWLEKLPLIPIIQISNHLERTDPTHRVRVRMNMSAELFCNALLPHINDQSPSELFGLLRNKSTQIASHLHAMTQDLPLNETFFFSQLSRYLRQSHALFFGNGLSIRAADHAFYPKSPMGPIFCNRGCSGIDGNIATIAGLAKGIDLPLLGFIGDQAFLHDINSLPLLKNLPVTLVIFNNQGGRIFQHLPAHEDKANCEKFLINPNQYGLDYSGQLYDISFSIAKTSQDFFDLLGEPSSQARIIELIIDPQSSFDSYQAFLSEIQKISPTKKVFEKMGMPKFLQLF
- the menA gene encoding 1,4-dihydroxy-2-naphthoate octaprenyltransferase, which encodes MHIGKFRIWFMTARPRTLVASVAPVFIGSSFAVVNEMFSIMTFVCTFFAACFIQILTNFANDYFDIKNGADTPDRIGPIRGLHKNLISLGEMRFAMGLCISLIALCSSYLIYRGGVPILILAIVSTLLAFFYTAGRFSLSYTGLADLVVLIFFGPIATVTSYWLQTFEISSAVIVSSLAPGCLATVLLAINNIRDVKQDTIANKKTLVVRFGIDFGCAEIVVMLAGAFFVPVWLWLFYPTYSVMISASFVILTAVPMVIDIYTNKKPIEIGKHLMSSSFLLLSYTLIFMFNVFYAHRQI